One Rosa chinensis cultivar Old Blush chromosome 3, RchiOBHm-V2, whole genome shotgun sequence DNA window includes the following coding sequences:
- the LOC112193653 gene encoding laccase-15: protein MWSAKKWKSALQALSFLLVLFLHRQASADYNWVVKESTYTRLCSTKSILTVNGKFPGPVLRAYKGDTVYVNVHNRGRYNITIHWHGVKQPRNPWSDGPEYITQCGIQPGGSFRQKIIFSIEEGTLWWHAHSDWSRATVHGAIFVYPKPGTSYPFPKPHAEVPIILGQWWKSDVMEVLDEFVRTGGTPNVSDAYTINGQPGDLYPCSKSETFKLSVEQNKTHLLRVINAAMNSILFFSVANHNLTVVAADAAYTAPISTPYITISPGQTVDALLFTDQQPGRYYMAARAYQGNLAIGFDNTTTTSIVEYRDGNGNSKTAPLSIIEYRDGSGNGKTAPLSIIEYKDGSGNGKTAPLFPYLPYYNNTNAAFGFFNSLKSLDINQTDVVKTTTTRIVSTVSVNTLPCLGNQTCEGPNGTRLAASMNNISFVDPRVDILQAYYYYIKGVYKEGFPDFPPLIFNFTAEDFPLILEIPETDTKVKVLEYGSDVEIVFQNTNLVAGIDHPMHLHGYSFHIVGTGFGNFDVKKDPLSFNLVDPPLRNTVTVPLSGWAAVRFKARNPGVWYLHCHLERHLSWGMHTVLIVKNGKHPNETLLPPPLDMPPC, encoded by the exons ATGTGGTCTGCTAAGAAGTGGAAATCAGCACTTCAGGCTTTATCATTTCTACTAGTACTCTTCCTTCATCGCCAAGCTTCAGCCGATTATAATTGGGTC GTGAAAGAATCCACATATACAAGGCTGTGCAGCACTAAGTCAATATTGACAGTTAATGGAAAATTTCCGGGACCAGTTTTAAGAGCTTATAAAGGAGATACAGTCTATGTCAATGTTCATAACAGAGGCAGATACAATATCACTATTCACTG GCATGGAGTCAAGCAACCGAGGAATCCATGGTCTGATGGTCCTGAATACATCACCCAATGTGGTATTCAACCGGGTGGGAGTTTCAGGCAGAAGATCATATTCTCTATTGAGGAAGGAACCCTTTGGTGGCACGCTCATAGTGATTGGTCCCGGGCGACGGTTCATGGAGCAATTTTTGTCTATCCAAAACCAGGAACTAGCTACCCTTTTCCCAAGCCCCATGCTGAAGTTCCCATAATATTAG GTCAATGGTGGAAAAGTGATGTAATGGAGGTACTTGATGAATTTGTTAGAACCGGAGGAACTCCCAATGTTTCTGATGCTTACACCATCAATGGTCAACCAGGAGACCTCTATCCTTGCTCAAAATCAG AAACATTCAAACTTTCTGTGGAACAAAACAAGACCCATCTGCTCCGAGTAATCAACGCTGCCATGAACAGCATCCTTTTCTTCTCAGTCGCAAACCATAACCTGACGGTGGTCGCAGCAGACGCAGCCTACACCGCGCCAATCTCAACACCCTACATCACAATATCTCCTGGACAAACCGTTGATGCCCTGTTGTTCACAGACCAACAACCTGGTCGTTATTACATGGCTGCTAGGGCATACCAAGGTAACCTAGCGATTGGTTTTGACAACACCACAACCACATCAATAGTTGAATACAGAGATGGCAATGGAAATAGTAAAACTGCTCCATTATCAATAATTGAATACAGAGATGGCAGTGGAAATGGTAAAACTGCTCCATTATCAATTATTGAATACAAAGATGGCAGTGGAAATGGTAAAACTGCTCCATTATTTCCCTACCTTCCTTACTATAACAACACGAATGCAGCCTTTGGCTTTTTCAATAGCCTTAAAAGCCTAGACATTAACCAAACCGATGTCGTAAAAACCACCACCACTCGAATAGTTTCAACAGTATCGGTGAACACACTCCCTTGCCTTGGAAATCAAACCTGTGAAGGACCCAATGGGACGCGATTAGCTGCCAGTATGAACAACATAAGCTTTGTGGATCCGAGAGTAGATATATTACAAGCTTACTATTACTATATCAAAGGGGTTTATAAAGAGGGTTTCCCAGATTTTCCACCGTTGATTTTTAACTTCACAGCTGAGGACTTCCCTCTGATATTGGAAATACCGGAGACGGACACAAAGGTGAAGGTTTTGGAATATGGATCGGATGTGGAAATTGTTTTTCAAAACACAAATTTAGTGGCTGGGATAGATCATCCCATGCATCTTCATGGCTATAGCTTCCACATTGTTGGAACTGGCTTTGGGAATTTTGATGTAAAAAAGGACCCATTGAGCTTCAATCTTGTTGATCCTCCTCTTAGGAACACAGTTACTGTGCCCTTAAGTGGATGGGCCGCTGTCAGATTCAAGGCCAGAAATCCTG GAGTGTGGTATTTACACTGTCATCTTGAACGTCACCTATCATGGGGAATGCACACCGTCTTGATCGTAAAGAATGGAAAACACCCAAATGAAACGTTGCTGCCTCCGCCACTAGACATGCCGCCGTGTTGA
- the LOC121052282 gene encoding uncharacterized protein LOC121052282: MLPASNLAAWVRVVTETLSQQQRDVFLMLLWAIWSERNRVLWKGGTFNPLNTACGASKLLSDHQQVHKATVLKQKRPMTRWQHPPSGRLKLNIDGSFHADSGRGGIGAVIRDENAMRAGLLLAIHQGMINIDIETNCAMVVTAVNGDMKDLSEIGCIVEDCKAYLSSILSTRVQSIYREVNSIAHRLAHLTSLSYLDEYWLEEALVIIQNALYEDSCTTT; the protein is encoded by the exons ATGTTACCTGCTTCTAATTTAGCTGCATGGGTACGTGTTGTCACTGAGACACTATCCCAGCAACAACGTGACGTCTTTCTTATGTTACTATGGGCAATTTGGTCCGAAAGAAACAGAGTTCTTTGGAAGGGTGGCACCTTCAACCCTTTGAATACTGCCTGTGGGGCATCTAAACTTCTTTCTGACCATCAACAGGTTCACAAGGCTACAGTTTTGAAGCAGAAGCGTCCCATGACTCGATGGCAGCACCCACCTAGTGGTAGACTGAAGTTGAATATTGACGGGTCATTCCATGCAGATAGTGGACGGGGAGGAATTGGGGCAGTTATTCGAGATGAAAATG CGATGAGAGCTGGTCTCCTCCTGGCTATTCATCAAGGCATGATCAATATTGATATTGAAACTAATTGTGCTATGGTTGTTACTGCGGTTAATGGAGATATGAAGGACTTGTCAGAGATTGGCTGTATTGTGGAAGATTGCAAGGCTTATCTGAGCTCTATTCTTTCAACTAGAGTACAGTCTATATATCGTGAAGTGAATAGTATTGCACATAGATTGGCACATCTCACTAGTTTATCGTATTTAGATGAGTATTGGCTAGAGGAGGCTCTTGTTATTATTCAGAACGCACTCTATGAGGATTCTTGTACTACTACTTGA